In bacterium, a genomic segment contains:
- a CDS encoding TatD family hydrolase, translated as MYIDTHCHLDFPDFNEDREILLKNSKKDNLYSIINVGTNLSSSVYSVELASRYDLVKAVVGVHPSEAQDFEPSIMKGICELAKNNKVVGIGETGLDYYRGKNSAEKQKELLRRHIQLAGMLNLPLVVHQRDSRDELIDIFEKEQLPSKVVFHCFGGDKIMAEYCSKKGFYVSFTGIITFRKADDIREVCLEYPIERIMAETDSPFLSPVPYRGKRNDPSKVRYVVEKIAEIKGGNLKSLREMILVNSKKFFNIV; from the coding sequence ATGTATATTGATACCCATTGTCATCTGGATTTTCCTGATTTTAATGAAGATAGAGAAATTCTTTTGAAAAATAGCAAGAAAGATAACCTTTACTCAATAATCAATGTAGGCACTAACCTTAGTTCAAGTGTCTATTCTGTAGAACTTGCTTCAAGATATGATCTTGTTAAGGCAGTGGTAGGAGTTCATCCATCAGAGGCGCAAGATTTTGAGCCATCTATTATGAAAGGAATATGTGAGCTTGCAAAAAATAATAAGGTTGTTGGTATAGGGGAAACAGGTCTGGACTATTACCGAGGTAAAAATTCTGCTGAAAAACAGAAAGAACTTCTGCGTAGACATATTCAGCTTGCAGGTATGCTCAATTTACCTCTTGTTGTTCACCAGAGAGATAGCAGAGATGAACTAATAGATATCTTTGAAAAGGAACAATTACCTTCCAAAGTTGTGTTCCATTGTTTTGGAGGAGATAAAATAATGGCAGAATATTGTTCTAAAAAAGGTTTTTATGTTTCTTTTACGGGTATAATTACTTTTAGAAAGGCAGACGATATAAGAGAGGTATGTTTAGAATACCCCATAGAAAGAATAATGGCTGAAACAGATTCACCTTTCCTTTCGCCTGTACCTTATAGAGGAAAGAGGAACGACCCTTCAAAGGTTAGATATGTGGTTGAAAAAATTGCAGAGATAAAAGGGGGGAATTTAAAAAGTTTAAGAGAAATGATATTGGTTAATTCAAAAAAGTTTTTTAATATTGTGTAA
- the nadC gene encoding carboxylating nicotinate-nucleotide diphosphorylase, with the protein MINKKYLKKLIKKSLEEDINSGDITSTALFASDFNVTARLIVKEDAILCGLDVFKEVFLQLSENCIFNFYFKDGDFLTNNTVVGTLTCPVKTMLAGERTGLNFLQHLSGVATLTHKFVKTAGKLDVYDTRKTLPLLRELEKYAVRIGGGKNHRFGLYDMVLIKDNHIYAAIQNEGFSNRIEAISEVVLKAKTKVKDKYLIEVEVENFCEAKNAFEAGANIIMFDNSKVSELESFVEFLGDNRRRIIIEWSGNVTLETIDGLKNLPIDRVSIGALTHSSKACDFSLKLEG; encoded by the coding sequence TTGATAAATAAAAAATACTTAAAAAAATTAATAAAAAAGAGTTTGGAGGAGGATATTAATTCAGGAGATATAACTTCAACTGCTCTCTTTGCGTCAGATTTTAATGTTACTGCCCGTCTTATTGTAAAAGAAGATGCTATATTGTGTGGGCTTGATGTTTTTAAAGAGGTTTTTTTACAATTATCTGAAAATTGTATCTTTAATTTCTATTTTAAGGACGGAGATTTTCTTACAAACAATACAGTTGTAGGAACTCTTACCTGTCCAGTAAAAACAATGTTGGCTGGTGAAAGGACAGGCTTGAATTTTCTGCAACATTTGTCAGGGGTTGCAACATTAACTCATAAATTTGTTAAAACAGCAGGTAAACTTGATGTTTACGATACAAGGAAAACCTTACCTCTTTTAAGAGAGTTGGAAAAATATGCTGTTAGAATTGGTGGGGGTAAAAACCATAGGTTTGGGCTTTATGATATGGTGTTGATAAAAGATAATCATATATATGCTGCTATACAAAATGAAGGTTTTAGCAATAGAATTGAGGCGATATCAGAGGTTGTTTTAAAAGCAAAAACTAAGGTTAAAGATAAGTATTTGATTGAAGTTGAAGTGGAAAATTTTTGTGAAGCTAAAAACGCGTTTGAAGCAGGTGCTAATATTATTATGTTTGATAACTCAAAAGTTTCAGAATTAGAAAGTTTTGTTGAATTTCTCGGAGATAATAGAAGAAGAATTATAATAGAATGGTCAGGTAATGTAACACTTGAAACAATTGATGGATTGAAAAATCTTCCTATTGATAGGGTTTCAATAGGGGCTTTAACCCATTCTTCCAAAGCATGTGATTTTTCTTTAAAGTTGGAGGGATAA